In Numidum massiliense, a single genomic region encodes these proteins:
- a CDS encoding alpha/beta-type small acid-soluble spore protein: MARRNRNELLVPGARRSMERLKEETAQEMGIELGADQTARNNGAVGGHMVKNLIRLGEESLGKKK; the protein is encoded by the coding sequence GTGGCACGCCGAAACCGTAACGAACTGCTCGTCCCTGGCGCAAGACGTTCGATGGAACGATTGAAGGAAGAGACAGCACAGGAAATGGGAATTGAACTCGGTGCCGACCAAACAGCGCGCAACAACGGCGCGGTCGGTGGGCACATGGTCAAAAATCTCATACGGTTAGGTGAAGAATCCCTCGGGAAGAAGAAGTAG
- the rocF gene encoding arginase, whose translation MEEQVSIIGVPLDLGAGRRGVDMGPSAIRYAHLNDKLEALGYDVEDLGNLPVPTPESHVIGDHQLKYLNEVATVNEQLAETVADVVQRGRSPLVIGGDHSIAIGTIAGITAAGKKTGVIWFDAHGDLNTAETSPSGNIHGMPLAVSLGLGHPRLTSCGREGQKIAADNIVIIGARSLDAGEKALIREQGIHVFTMHEIDRLGMATVMEEALNIVTDGTEAVHLSLDVDGIDPLEAPGVGTPVAGGVTYRESHLAMEMIAQADILTSVEVVEVNPILDVENKTARTAVALLGSIFGETVL comes from the coding sequence ATGGAAGAACAAGTATCGATTATCGGTGTGCCGTTAGATCTCGGAGCGGGAAGGCGTGGAGTCGACATGGGCCCGAGTGCGATTCGCTATGCTCACCTTAACGATAAACTAGAGGCACTCGGATACGACGTGGAGGATCTCGGCAATTTACCAGTTCCCACACCGGAGTCGCACGTGATCGGGGACCATCAACTAAAATATTTGAACGAAGTAGCCACGGTCAACGAACAATTGGCCGAGACGGTCGCCGATGTCGTTCAAAGAGGGCGTTCTCCGCTAGTCATCGGGGGCGACCACAGTATTGCCATCGGGACGATCGCTGGCATCACGGCAGCGGGAAAAAAAACGGGCGTCATTTGGTTCGATGCACACGGTGACTTGAATACGGCGGAAACGTCCCCTTCTGGTAATATTCACGGCATGCCGCTCGCGGTTAGTTTAGGATTGGGGCACCCGCGGTTGACATCTTGTGGGCGGGAAGGGCAAAAAATAGCGGCAGACAACATCGTCATTATCGGGGCGCGCTCGTTAGATGCGGGGGAAAAGGCGCTTATTCGCGAACAAGGAATCCACGTGTTTACGATGCACGAAATCGATCGCCTCGGGATGGCCACTGTCATGGAAGAGGCGCTAAACATCGTCACGGACGGCACCGAGGCAGTGCACCTTAGCCTCGATGTCGACGGGATCGACCCGCTCGAAGCGCCAGGCGTAGGGACACCGGTAGCGGGTGGCGTGACATACCGCGAGTCCCATCTCGCGATGGAAATGATCGCCCAGGCGGACATACTGACATCTGTCGAAGTCGTCGAAGTCAATCCGATTCTCGACGTGGAAAATAAAACGGCGCGCACGGCTGTTGCTTTACTCGGCTCTATTTTCGGGGAAACAGTTTTGTAA
- a CDS encoding Fic family protein: MGAPQQTFDRKDLFPTVIEKAAALMRSLIKNHPFHNGNKRTEVVISVKHIARTMKRFTEYQYVDRSPHKKLLDSMRNIAKKH; encoded by the coding sequence ATGGGCGCACCACAACAAACGTTCGACCGAAAAGATTTGTTTCCAACTGTTATAGAAAAAGCTGCGGCATTGATGCGAAGCTTAATAAAGAACCATCCGTTTCACAACGGGAACAAGCGAACAGAAGTGGTAATTTCTGTAAAACACATAGCTAGAACCATGAAAAGGTTTACAGAATATCAATACGTGGATCGAAGCCCCCACAAAAAACTTCTCGACTCCATGCGTAATATAGCTAAAAAGCACTAA
- a CDS encoding IS5 family transposase: MSVRALKAQKSSATQPQLFQFIDMEALIPKSHILRQLNEAIDFSCVYDWVAPLYTERSGRPAADPERIVRLILLSYLFNHSERGLYEILPMHAGYLWFCGLDFESIQHPDPSRPSLPDRTTLVKTRKLWRQHGIFEKLMVHVINQCIAAGLVKPDVHVGVDGTQVRANASIHSLKEMTCTPVESIEDYLARIAQQDGQAEPSSSPHDTDDDPPSSPGSADKASRKKQGLQEEATHENFHGKTFSNATHRSKTDPDARLYKKAKGQEAHLRYLIHNVTDVTSGVILSTQASIASGVAERETSMQQLAAIRFCHPTIRVCTLSADKAYGTPDYLNALFEQGMIPLVSLRNLTLEDVPTWKRQTRNPKLQRKRLAKVKAVQVKNKARLIQLSSKYRHLQKLRTRCEHIFAESKCDHGLDRARSRGLDCMQEQALLTAMVQNLKRLCRFRFKKKPTQTGILACQNPTRRTIGTKVSMFFSSLLSLIASLHLQVRRFS; this comes from the coding sequence ATGAGCGTGAGAGCCTTGAAAGCACAAAAATCATCCGCAACCCAACCGCAACTGTTTCAATTCATCGATATGGAAGCACTCATACCCAAAAGTCATATTTTACGACAATTAAATGAAGCGATCGATTTCTCCTGCGTTTACGACTGGGTGGCTCCGTTATATACGGAACGAAGTGGACGACCGGCTGCCGACCCGGAACGCATCGTGCGATTGATCCTACTTTCCTATTTATTTAACCACTCCGAACGCGGCCTGTATGAGATACTTCCTATGCATGCGGGATACTTGTGGTTCTGTGGGCTCGATTTTGAATCAATTCAACATCCTGATCCCTCCCGCCCATCGCTACCGGATCGGACGACGCTTGTCAAGACTCGGAAACTTTGGCGGCAACACGGTATATTTGAAAAGCTTATGGTTCATGTAATCAATCAATGTATTGCAGCAGGATTGGTCAAGCCCGATGTTCACGTTGGCGTCGACGGGACTCAGGTGCGGGCTAACGCTTCGATTCACAGCTTAAAAGAAATGACTTGTACACCCGTAGAGTCCATTGAGGACTATTTGGCGAGAATCGCTCAACAAGACGGTCAAGCTGAACCGTCTTCATCGCCTCATGACACCGACGATGACCCGCCATCGTCTCCCGGTTCAGCCGACAAAGCATCGAGAAAAAAACAGGGACTGCAGGAAGAAGCCACACATGAGAACTTTCACGGAAAGACTTTTTCTAACGCGACACACCGCAGTAAAACAGACCCTGATGCACGGTTGTATAAAAAGGCAAAGGGGCAAGAGGCTCACCTACGGTATTTAATACACAATGTAACAGATGTCACATCGGGCGTCATTTTGTCGACACAAGCCAGCATAGCATCTGGAGTGGCTGAACGTGAAACGAGCATGCAACAACTTGCGGCGATTCGTTTTTGTCATCCGACCATTCGTGTGTGCACCCTTTCAGCCGATAAAGCATACGGTACGCCAGACTACTTGAATGCCCTGTTCGAACAGGGGATGATCCCCTTGGTTTCTTTGCGAAATCTAACATTAGAGGACGTCCCTACATGGAAACGCCAAACGCGAAACCCTAAATTACAACGCAAACGGCTGGCCAAAGTCAAGGCCGTTCAGGTTAAGAATAAAGCGAGACTTATTCAGCTATCTAGTAAGTATCGCCACCTCCAAAAGCTACGCACGCGATGCGAGCATATATTTGCCGAGAGTAAATGTGATCACGGACTCGACCGCGCACGCAGCCGGGGACTAGACTGCATGCAAGAACAAGCGCTATTGACAGCAATGGTTCAGAACCTCAAAAGACTTTGCCGGTTCCGGTTTAAGAAAAAACCAACTCAAACCGGGATTTTGGCATGCCAAAATCCAACTCGCAGGACAATAGGGACAAAGGTTTCCATGTTTTTTTCGTCACTATTATCGTTAATCGCTTCGCTTCACTTACAGGTAAGGCGGTTTAGTTGA
- a CDS encoding zf-HC2 domain-containing protein: MDCHTSRSHMHDYFDSDAPEDEQNELREHLRECAHCRQLFQQFDRTETLLAADGAVAAPADFTAKLLRKLPRQAAAEGSPQYAQPLPTAGEGLQHREGERARRAKPETGEQTGSEERQRPFMRDVASSDDARPASERVANKDPRHQPRPPQQKRGAGWSDRLRKHPFLVAAALFFILMGASLVSSAWQSQGKFSVTTSPKNLAAIEFDNEKQVVRVKEGEVVEGDLVVNGGKVEVYGEVTGDVVAVDGEVFLASTANIYGKNEQIDRIVDWIWFETAQFFSKLFQ, encoded by the coding sequence GTGGATTGCCATACGAGCCGTTCACATATGCACGACTATTTTGATAGCGATGCGCCGGAAGACGAACAGAACGAATTGAGGGAACACCTACGGGAATGTGCGCACTGTCGTCAGTTGTTTCAACAATTTGACCGTACAGAGACTTTGCTGGCTGCTGACGGTGCGGTCGCGGCGCCCGCCGATTTTACCGCAAAACTACTGCGGAAATTACCGCGCCAAGCCGCGGCCGAAGGATCACCGCAATACGCGCAACCTCTGCCGACAGCGGGAGAGGGGCTTCAACACCGCGAAGGCGAGCGAGCGAGGAGAGCGAAGCCGGAGACAGGCGAACAAACAGGGAGCGAGGAACGACAGCGCCCCTTTATGCGCGACGTGGCCAGTAGCGATGACGCGCGACCGGCATCCGAGCGAGTGGCAAACAAGGATCCGCGGCATCAGCCCCGCCCGCCACAGCAGAAACGTGGGGCCGGTTGGTCAGACCGCTTGCGTAAGCACCCGTTCCTCGTCGCGGCAGCGCTGTTCTTCATACTGATGGGTGCGAGTCTCGTCTCGTCCGCGTGGCAGTCGCAAGGGAAGTTCTCAGTGACAACTTCTCCGAAAAATTTAGCGGCGATCGAATTTGACAACGAAAAACAAGTTGTACGCGTTAAAGAAGGTGAGGTCGTCGAGGGCGACCTAGTCGTTAACGGCGGTAAAGTCGAAGTGTACGGGGAGGTAACAGGTGACGTCGTCGCCGTGGACGGGGAAGTCTTCTTGGCGTCGACGGCAAACATATACGGAAAAAACGAACAAATCGATCGTATTGTCGATTGGATTTGGTTTGAAACAGCTCAGTTTTTTAGTAAATTATTCCAATGA
- the cdaA gene encoding diadenylate cyclase CdaA, whose amino-acid sequence MKWLAGMTDYLYVIVDIAIVSFVIYKLLMLVRGTRAVQLLKGIIVIVLAWFVSTYFNLQTLRWMMEQVFTFGVLVILIIFQPELRRALEQLGRGKLLFNRGNTFAEQRVTKQIGEIVKGISYLSKRRIGALIVLERETGVTDYMETGIIMNAAISSELIINIFIPNTPLHDGAVIIREDKIMAAGSYLPLTENPFISKELGTRHRAGIGISEVSDCISVMVSEETGQVSIAMDGDIIRDLSEESLIAKLYSELRPSQSNWFWRKKGGDDNGQMAAE is encoded by the coding sequence ATGAAGTGGCTCGCAGGAATGACGGACTATTTATACGTCATCGTCGATATTGCCATCGTTAGTTTTGTCATTTACAAATTGTTAATGCTCGTGCGTGGCACACGGGCTGTACAGTTATTAAAAGGGATCATCGTCATCGTACTCGCGTGGTTCGTTAGTACGTATTTTAACTTGCAAACGTTGCGCTGGATGATGGAACAAGTGTTCACCTTCGGGGTGCTCGTCATTCTCATCATCTTTCAACCGGAACTGCGGCGTGCACTCGAACAACTCGGGCGTGGCAAGTTGCTATTTAACCGGGGCAATACGTTCGCCGAGCAGCGCGTGACGAAACAAATTGGAGAAATTGTAAAGGGAATCAGTTATTTATCAAAGCGGCGCATTGGGGCCTTGATCGTTTTGGAACGTGAAACGGGTGTGACGGACTATATGGAGACCGGTATTATTATGAATGCCGCCATTAGCTCGGAACTAATCATTAACATTTTTATCCCGAACACGCCCCTTCACGACGGCGCAGTCATCATTCGCGAAGATAAAATTATGGCCGCTGGTTCTTATTTGCCCCTTACGGAAAATCCGTTTATAAGTAAAGAGCTTGGGACGCGTCACCGCGCGGGGATCGGCATTAGCGAAGTGTCTGACTGCATTTCGGTCATGGTATCGGAAGAGACAGGACAAGTGTCGATCGCGATGGATGGCGATATCATTCGCGATTTATCGGAAGAATCATTAATTGCCAAGTTGTATAGCGAGCTAAGGCCGTCTCAGAGCAATTGGTTCTGGCGGAAAAAAGGAGGGGACGACAATGGACAAATGGCTGCGGAGTAA
- a CDS encoding sensor histidine kinase, with product MRTLYLRIVATFILIAIASSVLALLFTNMYYLDKLRTYSEQKVLTISKEIRALYEETPALDLESYLTRIGNMGFQIYAVNEQMEGTFYGAPFKHTAFDDAHVRRVLAGGTYRGLLEERHLQMVTGFFENSIKNTVGLPVTGRGETYALFVRPNLEQQIGEVRILVAVLLGFTFLFSIVFIVFFTRFIVKPVKKLTAATNKIVHGDYDFDMDVSRKDEIGNLARHFTHMAQSLKQLDDMRQEFVANVSHEIKSPLTSIQGFAQAILNKKTTPEEEERYLHIIAEESRRLSSLSGQLLTLATLDKEAHALKRTSFRLDEQIRQVLIVTERQWSEKDLTLDLDLPEVVITADEQLLYQVWFNLIGNGIKFSAQEGTLGVALRVERDIVVTVSDTGSGIRAEDLPHIFARFYKADKARSRSRSGSGLGLSIAKKIVERHRGTIEVASEWGHGTTVTVRLPYR from the coding sequence ATGAGGACACTTTATTTACGCATCGTCGCTACGTTTATTCTCATCGCCATCGCCAGCAGCGTGCTCGCGTTGTTATTTACAAACATGTACTACTTGGATAAGCTCAGGACCTACAGTGAGCAAAAAGTATTGACGATTAGCAAAGAAATTCGCGCCTTATACGAAGAGACGCCGGCTCTCGACCTCGAGTCTTATTTGACCCGTATCGGTAATATGGGCTTCCAAATTTACGCCGTCAATGAACAGATGGAAGGGACCTTTTACGGGGCGCCGTTCAAACATACGGCGTTCGACGACGCACACGTGCGCCGCGTGCTGGCAGGCGGGACGTATCGGGGATTACTCGAAGAGCGCCATTTGCAGATGGTGACCGGTTTTTTTGAAAACAGCATCAAAAATACGGTTGGCCTTCCGGTAACGGGGCGCGGGGAGACGTACGCGCTATTCGTCCGCCCAAACTTGGAACAGCAAATCGGTGAAGTGCGTATACTCGTGGCCGTCCTACTCGGCTTTACTTTTTTGTTCAGTATCGTCTTCATTGTCTTTTTTACGCGTTTTATCGTCAAACCAGTAAAAAAATTGACAGCAGCGACGAATAAAATCGTGCACGGTGACTACGATTTTGACATGGATGTGTCGCGGAAGGACGAGATTGGCAATTTGGCGCGCCATTTTACTCATATGGCGCAATCACTCAAACAGCTCGACGACATGCGGCAGGAATTTGTCGCTAATGTCTCCCACGAAATTAAATCCCCCCTCACCTCGATCCAAGGCTTTGCTCAAGCGATTTTAAACAAAAAAACGACACCGGAAGAGGAAGAACGCTATTTGCACATTATTGCTGAAGAAAGTCGACGTCTGTCCAGTTTAAGCGGACAGCTGCTCACTTTGGCGACGTTAGACAAAGAGGCTCACGCACTCAAGCGGACGTCGTTTCGCTTGGACGAGCAAATCCGCCAAGTGTTAATCGTCACCGAGCGGCAATGGTCGGAAAAGGACTTGACGTTAGACCTCGACTTGCCCGAAGTCGTCATTACTGCCGATGAACAGTTACTGTATCAAGTGTGGTTCAACTTAATCGGGAACGGCATTAAGTTTTCGGCACAAGAAGGGACGCTCGGCGTGGCGCTGCGCGTCGAACGCGACATCGTCGTGACGGTTAGCGACACTGGCAGCGGGATCCGTGCGGAAGATTTGCCGCACATTTTCGCGCGCTTTTACAAAGCGGATAAGGCGCGAAGCCGTTCCCGCTCCGGTAGCGGCTTAGGGTTGTCCATCGCCAAAAAAATTGTCGAACGCCACCGAGGGACGATCGAGGTGGCGAGCGAGTGGGGACACGGGACGACAGTTACCGTCCGGCTGCCTTACCGTTAA
- a CDS encoding MMPL family transporter, producing the protein MQRLLHPLVRFVSSRRGSKIVFCTWLLLIVVLSVLAPGAKQYAISSGEGSVAGDTPSEMAQAIADEQFPSDDGIVALLVFHGEKAITVTERAEIAKISEWLASSDKPKHVSSALPFHLFPEAVQDQMFSADGRTILLNVALQKDLESEQIYDTMQQISGHVEKTASGKLQFEITGPAGIAADTITLFKNADLVLLFATIGLILVILIVIYRSPLLAVMPLVVAGMVYAVVDRVLGLMAKYDLFVVDKQALSIMMIMLFAVLTDYCLFVVSRYREELKKIGSPYDAMKVAFMQVAEPIFFSGGTVFVAMLALLAAVFTPYNHFAPVFAVSILVILLGGITLIPAVFTLVGRNAFWPFIPKLEERDVQPSGFWTKTGNFVAKKPGIIATVLLSVLLLASVNVGTMNHSFNLLKSFPDDISSRQGFDILEEQFPPGQLAPVTVVLQSDKEIALDDKFVEKLTSLTAALKKQGAIDAVSPEMTPELAGADAKLPRNFLADGKQALKLQLTLRDNPYDAAALDSVEKLRDNSETLLQQSGFDPSQFALHYAGQTAEQLDVRQMNARDTVVIFALIAALITVMLAFQARSLWTALLMMGTLLLSYTATLGLSWAVCHYVLGFEAISYRLPVYTFVFLIALGVDYNIMLVSRIREEAQQVAWREAVSRGVALTGGVISSAGIILAATFCVLITQPLQELYLFGFTMGIGILIDTFLVRGMLLPSLMLLFGKRRDKKVGATSVTTGSTGAK; encoded by the coding sequence ATGCAGCGTCTCCTGCATCCGTTGGTGCGCTTCGTGAGTAGTCGACGCGGGTCGAAAATTGTCTTCTGCACGTGGCTGCTGCTCATCGTCGTTCTCAGTGTACTAGCGCCGGGAGCGAAACAGTATGCAATCAGCAGTGGGGAAGGAAGTGTCGCTGGCGATACGCCTTCGGAGATGGCTCAGGCGATTGCCGACGAACAGTTTCCGTCGGACGACGGGATCGTCGCACTGCTCGTGTTTCACGGAGAGAAGGCGATCACGGTCACTGAACGGGCAGAGATTGCCAAAATTAGTGAATGGTTAGCTTCAAGCGATAAACCGAAACACGTGTCCAGTGCGTTACCGTTTCACCTGTTCCCTGAAGCAGTGCAAGATCAAATGTTTTCTGCGGACGGCAGAACCATTTTGTTAAATGTCGCCTTGCAGAAAGATTTAGAATCAGAGCAAATTTACGACACGATGCAGCAAATTAGCGGCCATGTAGAAAAGACAGCGAGTGGCAAGTTGCAGTTTGAAATAACGGGACCGGCTGGGATCGCTGCCGACACGATTACGCTTTTTAAAAACGCTGACCTCGTGTTGTTGTTTGCAACGATCGGGTTGATCCTCGTCATCCTCATCGTCATTTACCGCTCGCCACTACTCGCTGTCATGCCGCTCGTCGTCGCCGGGATGGTATACGCCGTCGTCGATCGCGTGTTAGGACTCATGGCGAAGTACGACTTGTTCGTCGTCGATAAGCAAGCCCTCTCGATTATGATGATCATGTTGTTTGCCGTCTTAACGGACTACTGCCTGTTTGTCGTCTCGCGTTATCGTGAGGAACTGAAAAAAATTGGTTCGCCGTACGATGCGATGAAAGTGGCGTTCATGCAGGTGGCGGAGCCAATTTTCTTTAGCGGCGGGACGGTGTTCGTCGCCATGTTGGCCTTGTTGGCAGCAGTGTTCACGCCGTACAACCACTTTGCACCTGTGTTTGCCGTGTCGATCCTCGTCATTTTGCTCGGCGGCATCACCTTAATTCCGGCTGTATTCACCCTCGTCGGGCGCAACGCGTTCTGGCCTTTCATCCCGAAGTTGGAGGAACGAGACGTGCAGCCGTCCGGCTTTTGGACGAAGACGGGCAACTTTGTCGCCAAAAAACCGGGAATTATCGCGACGGTGTTGCTCAGTGTGCTGCTACTTGCTTCGGTTAATGTCGGTACAATGAACCATTCCTTCAATCTATTAAAGTCTTTTCCGGATGATATTTCCTCGCGGCAAGGGTTTGACATTTTGGAGGAGCAGTTTCCGCCGGGACAGTTAGCCCCCGTGACCGTCGTGTTGCAGTCAGACAAAGAGATCGCCTTAGATGACAAGTTTGTCGAAAAGTTGACGTCGTTGACGGCCGCATTAAAAAAGCAAGGGGCGATCGACGCGGTCTCACCGGAAATGACGCCTGAGCTTGCAGGAGCCGACGCCAAGTTGCCGCGGAACTTTTTAGCGGATGGGAAGCAGGCGCTCAAGCTGCAACTGACGTTGCGCGATAACCCTTATGACGCAGCGGCGCTCGACTCGGTAGAGAAGCTGCGAGACAACAGTGAAACGTTACTGCAACAGAGTGGCTTCGACCCGTCACAATTCGCGTTGCACTACGCGGGGCAAACGGCGGAGCAACTCGATGTGAGACAGATGAATGCGCGCGATACGGTCGTCATTTTTGCGCTCATTGCCGCCCTCATTACGGTCATGCTCGCGTTCCAAGCGCGTTCGCTGTGGACGGCACTGCTCATGATGGGGACGTTGCTGCTGTCGTATACCGCTACGTTAGGGCTAAGTTGGGCTGTGTGCCACTACGTGTTAGGGTTCGAGGCGATCAGTTACCGGCTGCCGGTGTACACGTTTGTCTTTCTCATTGCGCTAGGAGTCGACTACAACATTATGCTCGTCTCGCGCATTCGGGAAGAGGCGCAGCAGGTCGCGTGGCGAGAAGCGGTCAGTCGGGGAGTTGCCCTCACTGGCGGCGTCATTTCCTCGGCGGGGATCATTCTCGCGGCGACGTTTTGTGTCCTGATCACACAGCCGTTGCAAGAGCTGTATTTGTTCGGCTTCACCATGGGGATTGGTATTTTGATCGATACGTTCCTCGTGCGTGGGATGTTGCTCCCCTCGCTCATGCTGCTCTTCGGAAAAAGGCGCGATAAGAAAGTCGGCGCGACATCAGTGACGACGGGATCGACAGGTGCCAAATAG
- the sigW gene encoding RNA polymerase sigma factor SigW yields MQEENKLEALLIQRAVDGDETAFIGIVEQYKDKIYYLSLRMLRSAQDAEEIAQETFLRVYKNLDRFDPQRKFSTWIYRIATNLCIDHIRKRKAHYSLDDSIGDDDGEDWYSRQESSEPTPEESLMSLELRTKVKDAIEELPAHYKAAIVLRYFHDMTLAEIGEVLSLPVSTVKTRVHRARESLRKVLGSL; encoded by the coding sequence ATGCAAGAAGAGAATAAGCTGGAAGCCCTCCTTATTCAACGAGCGGTGGACGGTGATGAAACGGCTTTTATCGGCATCGTCGAACAGTACAAGGACAAAATATATTACTTGAGTTTGCGCATGTTGCGTTCAGCTCAAGACGCTGAGGAAATTGCCCAAGAGACGTTTCTTAGGGTCTATAAGAACTTAGATCGGTTTGATCCACAGCGAAAGTTTTCTACCTGGATTTATCGGATAGCTACTAATTTATGTATTGACCACATCCGCAAGAGAAAAGCCCACTATTCATTAGATGATTCAATAGGGGACGATGACGGGGAGGATTGGTACAGTCGTCAAGAAAGTAGTGAACCGACACCGGAGGAATCGTTAATGTCGTTAGAACTGAGGACAAAAGTTAAGGACGCGATCGAGGAATTACCTGCCCATTACAAAGCGGCCATCGTTTTACGCTATTTTCATGACATGACCTTAGCCGAAATTGGTGAAGTACTGTCGCTGCCCGTGTCGACGGTAAAAACGCGTGTCCACCGGGCAAGGGAATCACTGCGCAAAGTTCTAGGGTCTTTATAG
- a CDS encoding ISLre2 family transposase, with protein sequence MLSFWESLRIRLMEVMADLFGEFLEQLDQMMTTHYKEKYGWKSERLDSREFTSFFGTVSYKRHLMYDRNGNAHYPVDEAIGLKRRKRYSPDLMMLGAELAAAPGMTYRLASEVTQKLAGITISHTTFQRLVKEAGEAQAVMDAEKRDRIFEDTVIPNSPSVKHLYCEADGLYVKGRGKGIEIKNMLAYTGWEQNGQRVSLTDRHVFSTVESVDDFWEIGYAAIRHRWDLSHTHVATNADAASWISEERVQNTFSEATSVVRQLDPFHVKRSIRRGLSRQPRLIPQIEKAISEKNKDRFKAVIDTAQGNAETEREEKRIENMQKYLEGHWEILCDWREVSPDVPKNARRMGCMESNQRRLAYRMKRRGMYWSEEGAQAIAKVQQGVTNGTLRQALLTVWPNRQVTQKLKRHARRIGKSDHIGVQVGRIQVGAASASSAIGYLDKVVNRRP encoded by the coding sequence ATGTTGTCGTTTTGGGAAAGCTTACGTATTCGCCTGATGGAAGTGATGGCTGATCTGTTCGGAGAATTTTTGGAGCAGCTCGATCAGATGATGACGACGCATTACAAGGAAAAATACGGTTGGAAAAGTGAGCGATTGGACAGCCGGGAGTTCACCAGTTTTTTTGGGACAGTGTCCTATAAACGCCACTTGATGTACGACCGAAACGGAAACGCACATTACCCTGTCGATGAGGCAATCGGTTTAAAACGCCGTAAAAGATACAGCCCAGACCTTATGATGCTCGGAGCAGAGTTAGCTGCAGCGCCGGGAATGACCTACCGCCTCGCCTCAGAGGTCACGCAAAAACTTGCCGGTATAACGATCAGCCATACGACGTTTCAGCGCTTAGTAAAAGAAGCAGGTGAAGCTCAAGCTGTCATGGATGCTGAAAAAAGGGATCGAATTTTTGAGGATACGGTAATTCCTAACTCTCCGTCCGTTAAGCACTTATATTGCGAAGCAGATGGCTTATACGTCAAAGGGAGAGGCAAAGGAATAGAGATCAAAAATATGCTTGCCTATACCGGGTGGGAGCAAAACGGACAGCGTGTCTCGTTAACAGATCGTCACGTCTTTTCTACCGTTGAATCGGTGGATGACTTTTGGGAAATAGGTTATGCAGCGATTCGACATCGTTGGGATCTCTCACATACACATGTGGCGACTAATGCGGATGCGGCTTCATGGATCTCTGAGGAACGCGTTCAAAATACCTTTTCTGAAGCGACATCGGTTGTCCGCCAATTGGATCCTTTTCACGTAAAGAGGAGTATTCGTCGCGGGTTGAGCCGCCAGCCAAGGCTCATTCCTCAAATTGAAAAGGCAATATCCGAAAAAAATAAGGATAGGTTTAAAGCGGTGATTGATACGGCACAGGGAAATGCAGAGACGGAGCGAGAGGAAAAGCGTATCGAGAACATGCAGAAGTATCTTGAAGGGCACTGGGAGATCCTCTGCGACTGGCGTGAGGTTAGTCCAGACGTGCCAAAAAATGCTCGTAGGATGGGATGCATGGAATCGAACCAGAGACGTCTGGCATACCGCATGAAACGTCGTGGCATGTACTGGAGTGAAGAAGGGGCTCAAGCCATCGCCAAAGTACAACAAGGCGTTACCAATGGGACGTTGAGACAGGCATTATTAACTGTCTGGCCCAACCGCCAAGTGACACAAAAACTAAAACGCCATGCGAGGCGAATAGGTAAGTCGGATCACATTGGGGTTCAAGTTGGCAGGATCCAAGTAGGTGCCGCATCAGCTTCAAGTGCTATTGGGTATTTGGATAAGGTGGTTAATCGCCGTCCTTGA
- a CDS encoding putative holin-like toxin produces MTVFEALTLMIAFGTLVYMLSRRK; encoded by the coding sequence ATGACAGTGTTTGAAGCGTTGACGCTCATGATTGCGTTCGGCACTTTGGTTTATATGCTGTCAAGACGCAAATAG